From Panicum hallii strain FIL2 chromosome 2, PHallii_v3.1, whole genome shotgun sequence, a single genomic window includes:
- the LOC112879464 gene encoding ankyrin repeat-containing protein At5g02620-like isoform X1, translated as MTDGTATIGSSGMDRRLLQAAVAGYTAEMESIVRDDPDMLLGTTPQGNTCLHIASAHGHQGFCKYIIEVQTQSRLLNTVNTDGETPLITAVTSGHVSLASYLLKCCLDDGHLTEAILNQDKHGCNALHHAIRCGHKKLALELIEVEPDLSKAVNKYDESPMFIAAMRNFTDVVEKLLEVPDSAHGGTSRFNALHAAVRNGNSVIAKMLVERRPVLVRQENSAASTPMRFAIIENKISVLRVLLEHDFSLGYEVYTNGTILLHYAAERGNVDAARELLKHCPDAPSIVRDGTSCLHTAVHCDQTEFVEFVVQSQQLRKLINMRDKDGCTALHRAILKCNPKIVAALLCHQDKDVTMLNRSGNPAIWVPSDAVDHAKTLNWNEVSMLMLKADPEAAGAIYNLQRSIKAVVIEKSKKDIRSLTQTYTGNTSLVAILITTITFAAAFTLPGGYSSDAGSQGLPVMGRSLAFKAFLISDTLAMCSSLIVAFVCIIARWEDLEFLLYYRSFTKKLMWFAYMATATAFATGLYTVLAPHLKVLAIAICVVSILLPIITKLVGEWPTLKLKIQLGKTFKSDLLDMV; from the exons ATGACGG ACGGCACAGCTACCATTGGTTCATCAGGCATGGACAGACGTCTACTGCAAGCAGCTGTAGCTGGTTATACAGCAGAAATGGAGAGCATTGTTCGGGATGACCCGGACATGCTGCTTGGAACAACTCCACAGGGGAATACCTGCCTCCACATCGCCTCCGCTCATGGCCACCAGGGATTCTGCAAATATATCATTGAAGTACAAACGCAGTCTCGTCTCCTCAACACCGTCAACACAGATGGCGAGACACCGTTGATCACCGCCGTGACCAGCGGCCATGTCTCTTTAGCTTCATATCTGCTCAAGTGCTGCCTCGACGACGGGCACTTGACCGAAGCAATCTTGAACCAAGACAAGCATGGATGCAATGCGCTGCACCACGCCATCCGCTGCGGACACAAGAAGCTCGCTCTCGAGCTGATAGAAGTGGAGCCTGACTTGTCGAAAGCTGTTAACAAATATGACGAGTCGCCCATGTTCATCGCGGCGATGAGAAATTTCACAGATGTAGTCGAGAAGCTGTTGGAGGTTCCTGATTCTGCTCATGGGGGAACCTCCAGATTCAATGCTCTGCATGCTGCCGTCAGAAATGGCAATTCAG TTATCGCCAAAATGCTTGTTGAGAGACGTCCTGTGTTGGTGAGACAAGAAAACAGCGCAGCGAGTACTCCAATGCGTTTTGCCATTATTGAGAACAAGATTTCCGTGCTAAGAGTGTTGTTGGAACATGACTTCTCTTTGGGATATGAAGTCTACACAAATGGTACCATTCTTCTTCACTATGCCGCAGAGCGAGGCAATGTTGATGCTGCTCGAGAGCTTCTTAAACACTGTCCAGATGCTCCCTCTATTGTTAGAGATGGTACCTCATGTCTCCACACAGCCGTACACTGTGATCAGACAGAGTTTGTAGAATTTGTTGTGCAGTCACAACAGCTTCGGAAACTCATCAACATGCGAGATAAAGACGGTTGTACTGCTCTGCATCGTGCAATCCTGAAGTGTAATCCGAAAATTGTCGCTGCATTACTGTGTCATCAAGACAAAGACGTCACAATGCTCAATAGATCTGGTAACCCGGCAATCTGGGTTCCATCTGATGCCGTCGATCACGCTAAGACATTGAATTGG AATGAAGTATCCATGCTTATGTTAAAAGCAGATCCAGAAGCTGCAGGGGCAATTTATAATCTTCAAAGGTCAATAAAAGCTGTAGTTATTGAAAAATCAAAGAAAGATATCAGGTCATTGACTCAGACATACACAGGAAACACTTCTTTAGTAGCGATCCTCATTACGACAATCACCTTTGCTGCTGCTTTTACCTTGCCTGGAGGATACAGTAGTGATGCTGGAAGTCAGGGGCTCCCCGTTATGGGTAGGAGCCTTGCATTTAAGGCGTTCTTGATCTCCGACACCTTAGCAATGTGCTCCTCACTTATTGTTGCCTTCGTATGCATCATAGCAAGGTGGGAGGATCTTGAATTCTTGCTTTACTACAGATCTTTTACAAAGAAGCTTATGTGGTTTGCATACATGGCAACTGCCACAGCATTCGCGACTGGTTTATACACTGTTTTGGCCCCTCATCTCAAGGTATTGGCCATTGCAATCTGTGTTGTATCAATTTTATTGCCTATTATTACTAAGCTAGTTGGTGAGTGGCCCACCCTGAAGCTCAAGATTCAGTTGGGCAAAACTTTCAAGTCTGACCTCCTTGATATGGTTTGA
- the LOC112879464 gene encoding ankyrin repeat-containing protein At5g02620-like isoform X2 — MDRRLLQAAVAGYTAEMESIVRDDPDMLLGTTPQGNTCLHIASAHGHQGFCKYIIEVQTQSRLLNTVNTDGETPLITAVTSGHVSLASYLLKCCLDDGHLTEAILNQDKHGCNALHHAIRCGHKKLALELIEVEPDLSKAVNKYDESPMFIAAMRNFTDVVEKLLEVPDSAHGGTSRFNALHAAVRNGNSVIAKMLVERRPVLVRQENSAASTPMRFAIIENKISVLRVLLEHDFSLGYEVYTNGTILLHYAAERGNVDAARELLKHCPDAPSIVRDGTSCLHTAVHCDQTEFVEFVVQSQQLRKLINMRDKDGCTALHRAILKCNPKIVAALLCHQDKDVTMLNRSGNPAIWVPSDAVDHAKTLNWNEVSMLMLKADPEAAGAIYNLQRSIKAVVIEKSKKDIRSLTQTYTGNTSLVAILITTITFAAAFTLPGGYSSDAGSQGLPVMGRSLAFKAFLISDTLAMCSSLIVAFVCIIARWEDLEFLLYYRSFTKKLMWFAYMATATAFATGLYTVLAPHLKVLAIAICVVSILLPIITKLVGEWPTLKLKIQLGKTFKSDLLDMV, encoded by the exons ATGGACAGACGTCTACTGCAAGCAGCTGTAGCTGGTTATACAGCAGAAATGGAGAGCATTGTTCGGGATGACCCGGACATGCTGCTTGGAACAACTCCACAGGGGAATACCTGCCTCCACATCGCCTCCGCTCATGGCCACCAGGGATTCTGCAAATATATCATTGAAGTACAAACGCAGTCTCGTCTCCTCAACACCGTCAACACAGATGGCGAGACACCGTTGATCACCGCCGTGACCAGCGGCCATGTCTCTTTAGCTTCATATCTGCTCAAGTGCTGCCTCGACGACGGGCACTTGACCGAAGCAATCTTGAACCAAGACAAGCATGGATGCAATGCGCTGCACCACGCCATCCGCTGCGGACACAAGAAGCTCGCTCTCGAGCTGATAGAAGTGGAGCCTGACTTGTCGAAAGCTGTTAACAAATATGACGAGTCGCCCATGTTCATCGCGGCGATGAGAAATTTCACAGATGTAGTCGAGAAGCTGTTGGAGGTTCCTGATTCTGCTCATGGGGGAACCTCCAGATTCAATGCTCTGCATGCTGCCGTCAGAAATGGCAATTCAG TTATCGCCAAAATGCTTGTTGAGAGACGTCCTGTGTTGGTGAGACAAGAAAACAGCGCAGCGAGTACTCCAATGCGTTTTGCCATTATTGAGAACAAGATTTCCGTGCTAAGAGTGTTGTTGGAACATGACTTCTCTTTGGGATATGAAGTCTACACAAATGGTACCATTCTTCTTCACTATGCCGCAGAGCGAGGCAATGTTGATGCTGCTCGAGAGCTTCTTAAACACTGTCCAGATGCTCCCTCTATTGTTAGAGATGGTACCTCATGTCTCCACACAGCCGTACACTGTGATCAGACAGAGTTTGTAGAATTTGTTGTGCAGTCACAACAGCTTCGGAAACTCATCAACATGCGAGATAAAGACGGTTGTACTGCTCTGCATCGTGCAATCCTGAAGTGTAATCCGAAAATTGTCGCTGCATTACTGTGTCATCAAGACAAAGACGTCACAATGCTCAATAGATCTGGTAACCCGGCAATCTGGGTTCCATCTGATGCCGTCGATCACGCTAAGACATTGAATTGG AATGAAGTATCCATGCTTATGTTAAAAGCAGATCCAGAAGCTGCAGGGGCAATTTATAATCTTCAAAGGTCAATAAAAGCTGTAGTTATTGAAAAATCAAAGAAAGATATCAGGTCATTGACTCAGACATACACAGGAAACACTTCTTTAGTAGCGATCCTCATTACGACAATCACCTTTGCTGCTGCTTTTACCTTGCCTGGAGGATACAGTAGTGATGCTGGAAGTCAGGGGCTCCCCGTTATGGGTAGGAGCCTTGCATTTAAGGCGTTCTTGATCTCCGACACCTTAGCAATGTGCTCCTCACTTATTGTTGCCTTCGTATGCATCATAGCAAGGTGGGAGGATCTTGAATTCTTGCTTTACTACAGATCTTTTACAAAGAAGCTTATGTGGTTTGCATACATGGCAACTGCCACAGCATTCGCGACTGGTTTATACACTGTTTTGGCCCCTCATCTCAAGGTATTGGCCATTGCAATCTGTGTTGTATCAATTTTATTGCCTATTATTACTAAGCTAGTTGGTGAGTGGCCCACCCTGAAGCTCAAGATTCAGTTGGGCAAAACTTTCAAGTCTGACCTCCTTGATATGGTTTGA